One genomic region from uncultured Cohaesibacter sp. encodes:
- a CDS encoding alpha-D-glucose phosphate-specific phosphoglucomutase, with protein sequence MKISTISCEPISGQNPGTSGLRKKTRVFMEPGYLENFIQSVFNAISGAEGKTFVVGGDGRYFNRRAIQVILCMAAANGAAKVIVGQHGLLSTPAASNLIRKYKTDGGLILSASHNPGGIDADFGVKYNVSNGGPAPENVTEAIYEQTCSLTSYKILQNEMVDLGSIGSKKLGEMDVDVIDPVKDYKDLMASLFDFVSIRNLIAGGFTIVFDAMHAVTGPYAKAIFEGTLGAPEGTVLNAEPSEDFGGGHPDPNPVWAKSLMDLMMSEKAPCLGAASDGDGDRNMIVGRGIYVTPSDSLAVLAANAHMAPAYRHGLAGVARSMPTSAACDRVAAKQGIKCFETPTGWKFFGNLLDADMATICGEESAGTGSNHVREKDGLWAVLLWLNILAERRQPVKTILEGHWAKYGRDYYSRYDYEAIPMDAANQLMDDLRGQLDKLAGKTLGSLTIKDADEFSYNDPVDGSVSSGQGIRVWFEGNARVVFRLSGTGTDGATLRVYLEQYVDTHGNHSMPPEQALKPLVEAMLELTDLKGRIGRTEPNVIT encoded by the coding sequence ATGAAAATATCGACCATTTCCTGCGAACCTATTTCAGGCCAGAACCCGGGAACATCTGGACTCAGAAAGAAAACACGGGTCTTCATGGAACCCGGCTATCTTGAAAACTTCATCCAATCCGTTTTCAATGCTATTAGTGGCGCTGAAGGCAAGACCTTTGTTGTTGGCGGTGACGGACGTTATTTCAATCGCAGGGCAATTCAGGTCATTCTTTGCATGGCAGCAGCCAATGGCGCAGCCAAGGTGATCGTTGGCCAGCATGGCCTGCTTTCCACGCCAGCCGCATCCAACCTCATTCGCAAATACAAGACAGACGGTGGCCTGATTCTTTCAGCCAGCCACAATCCGGGCGGCATCGATGCCGATTTCGGGGTCAAATATAATGTGTCCAACGGTGGCCCAGCTCCGGAAAATGTCACCGAGGCAATCTATGAGCAGACCTGCTCGTTGACGTCTTACAAGATCCTGCAGAATGAAATGGTCGATCTGGGCTCCATCGGCAGCAAGAAGCTTGGCGAAATGGACGTCGATGTCATTGATCCGGTCAAGGACTATAAGGACTTGATGGCCTCTCTGTTTGATTTCGTTTCCATCCGCAACCTGATCGCTGGTGGCTTTACCATCGTGTTTGACGCCATGCACGCTGTGACTGGCCCTTACGCCAAAGCCATTTTTGAAGGGACACTCGGAGCTCCGGAGGGCACTGTGCTCAACGCCGAACCGAGCGAAGATTTTGGCGGCGGACATCCAGACCCCAACCCGGTCTGGGCAAAAAGCCTGATGGACCTGATGATGTCGGAAAAGGCCCCCTGCCTTGGCGCTGCGTCCGATGGCGATGGCGACCGCAACATGATTGTCGGTCGCGGCATCTATGTCACCCCATCTGACAGTCTTGCCGTTCTGGCAGCAAACGCCCATATGGCTCCGGCTTATCGGCATGGGCTTGCCGGTGTGGCACGCTCCATGCCGACCAGTGCCGCCTGCGACCGTGTGGCAGCCAAACAGGGCATCAAATGCTTTGAAACGCCAACGGGCTGGAAATTCTTCGGCAACCTTTTGGATGCTGACATGGCAACGATCTGCGGCGAGGAAAGCGCAGGCACCGGCTCTAACCATGTGCGCGAGAAAGACGGGTTATGGGCTGTTCTTCTCTGGCTCAATATTCTGGCCGAACGCCGTCAACCGGTGAAAACCATTCTCGAAGGGCATTGGGCCAAATATGGTCGCGACTATTACAGCCGCTACGACTATGAGGCCATCCCCATGGATGCAGCCAACCAGCTGATGGATGATCTGCGCGGTCAACTTGATAAACTCGCAGGGAAGACACTTGGCTCCCTCACCATCAAAGATGCCGACGAATTCTCCTACAATGATCCAGTGGATGGATCCGTTAGCAGTGGTCAAGGCATTCGCGTCTGGTTTGAAGGCAATGCGCGTGTTGTCTTCCGCCTATCCGGTACGGGCACAGATGGTGCCACCTTGCGCGTCTATCTGGAACAATATGTCGACACACACGGCAACCACAGCATGCCACCGGAACAGGCTCTCAAGCCGCTGGTCGAAGCCATGCTGGAACTGACTGATCTAAAGGGACGAATCGGCCGCACAGAACCCAATGTGATCACCTGA